The segment AGAAGGCGACTTAAGATTGGAAATCTATGAGTTTGGCTCTAACTCATGGAGGAGTCTTGATGCCGTCACAACCCAAGCCTTCTTACAACCTTGTGGGGTGTCTCTAAAAGGGGATACTTATTGGCTGTCGTCTAATCATAAAGTGTTTGACTACTCACTTCtcagttttgatttttcaaaagaaaGCTTGCAACGTCTGTGTGTTCCTAGCTCTCTTTATGAACCATGTGATTCTGATACTATGGCTCTCTCGGTCGTTAGAGAAGAACATCTTTTGTTGTTATATCAGAGTAAAAAGACACTGCTGGTGGAAATATGGATAACCGATGAGATTGAGACCACGTTTGCGTCGTGGTGCATGTTCTTAATAGTGGATTTAAAACCTCATGTCCATTTTATTTGGAATCCTATGAGTTTCTTTATCACTGACATGGAGAAGGAAGTTGTTTTGTGTTGTCATGGATTCAGAGATGTTAGTAATCGCTTCTGCGTGTTACGGATGGTTCCTAGTGGCATATCACGTTGGTATTTGCCAACTCGCGCCTGGCATGTTCCAACATTGTTCGGTTATGTTCCAGCAGAGTTAGCATAGTAATTCCCTTTGTCATGTCCTTTCAATTATGGATCAAAATCTTGTCTTTTTTCATGTTTCCAAGATAATAAAAGATTTATTGATTAAAAGTGTAGTTTTGGcacttaagaaaataatttaaatttatttatattttattacttacACATTTTAACCAATactatttgagataaataaaattatttacaagaTCAAACATTTGtaactaatattaaatttaaaataaatataaattgcattaaaattctaaaatgacaattcttttatgtaacaaaaaagTGTCAAAACACACTTTGTGAATCAGGAGTATATAGTAATTAACAAATATATGTAGTTCATAACAAAGGTTGTGTCTATCCAAGTTTTAACAGAACCAATCAATTGCAAACAAAAGAAGTCCAAAGAAATGCAAACACATGTTCAAAATAAATAGCATCCAAAGTGGTTTTACAACATAACTTTCTTTCAAAGCTTGAAACCAAAAGTCAATAGCCTATTGAGATGAAGATGGAACCTGTGAAACAAAGACTGCTCAGTGTTTGATGATGACTCTGCTCGGCTTTAAGAAAGGCAAAAAAGTGGTTTTGGGTGAGGCTAGAAAATCCCAGAGGAAATGCTTGACGTAGCGTTTATCTTGAGTGACTGCTCTGGAATGTACCTCCGACCTGTCACACACACAGACAAGCCCATTTGGTGTTTCGGTCATTAAGAAAAAGAATCTACAATGAGCAGGTCACTAGAGATTTGCATATGGATGTTTTCATAGAAAGGGAAAAATGTGTTTATAGTCGTTGGTGATAAACTAGACAGTTTCTTTTGTTTACCTTTCTCCTTGACGTGGATTTGGAGAGTATCCAAAGTGATTATGCCGTCAGTCAAAGGAAGTAACTCTAGCTTGATTGTTGCTGTAGACTTCGAAGGAACACATCTGATGCATTTAGAAAGTAAAAACCAGGTTACCCAATAGTAAAACATTACCAGCAGAGGAAAAAAAAGGAATGAGTTGAATCATATTTGCTATTATAAGTTTACCCCAAGGGAACTCGACTTTGTAGCCAGAGATGTGTACAGCCCAAGCCGCTCTTTGGAACAACATCTGAAGAAGGATTCATTTCATCATTTGTTGGTGTCTCTGTCCTTGTATCCAGTGGAATTGAGGGTAACGACTGGACTTTACGCGTTGTTGTGTTGCGTTTTTCGGTTTGTACTCTTTCTGTGAACTCAGAGAATCCTAGGAATGGGCTTATAGGGGATGTAGGCGTGGAATTTAGGGACACCACAGACGGAGGTGATGTGAAGGATGCTGGAGCCAGAACCGTTAAAGACAGATCTTCAGTTGTCAAATTTGATGCCTGAAGTGTTAAAATCTGAAACAGCACAAAAAACAAAGACCCCATTGGGATTTAAGCTGAGTGGTCTTTGCAGATGGCCAGTAATTTAtagtcagagagagagagagagagtgacctGAACAGGTAGCTGGGAGGCCCTCCCATGGGGGCCACAAGGCTCTCCTGACATTTCAGACGCAACAGAGATCATCAGGTCCCTCGAAACTCTTGGTCTCCACTTTGTTCGTTGTTTGAAAAAAAGTCTTGATTCTGaatccaacaacaacaacaaaaaaaaaagatcttaaGAGAAGAAAGACACAAACATGGCTAAAAACCTCAACAAGCAACAAGGATCAACCTGTGTAGTTGCAGCGACATGACACCATCACCGCATAATGATCACCACTTAAACCGCTCCCTAGTCTTTCAAAATTCACAGATGGAAGAGACAAACTCGATGACTTGAGTTCTTTTCTCGCAGCAGAGGGCTTCAGATTACTTCCAACAGAAAAAGCAGGCTTCACAATGAACGAATGCTCCTCACCTTTCCTGAAACGTTGGAAGAAAACTTAAGACGTAGGTAAGTGCACTCTATAAATGTTCCTGAAAAGAGCATTCTAGCTTTGGTCCCTCAAACAAACCTGAGAGTTAAATTGGGCAAACTGTGCTCGTTTCCAGCTTCAATACAAGCAATTGGTactgaagaaggagaagcacTCTTCCCTGCCTCTTCAAAAACAATTGTTATGGCGTCGATGTATATAACAATATCTGGAGTGTGTGTAGGAGCAACGTTCTGCCAatcaaaaagataaattttaagATGAGTCCTAGAAATAAATTGAACACAGTAACATCAAAGCTGCACAAACACACACCTTTATCTGAACGCAGAGAAGATCATCTGTATTACAATCAGCTGCAAAAGAATTGATATCAATAGGTTGAATGATTTCGAGTTTCCTCCTCCATCTTCTACCAGGAATGCAGATGCCTTCGAGTCCACAACGAACAGAGAATCTATCCCGCTCCAAAGGGACACCCCGGAAAGATAACAGCTCTTCAGTCCCAGACTTCTGACCGTTCCTTAATGTTTGACCTGAGTAACTGTCCCAGTCTTCAAGATCAAATGATGGTTTGGAGCTTTGAGTTTTTACGGGTCCAGTAACTGGTGCAGTGTTCGGCGCTGGAAGAGCTGACATGGAGTAGCTTCTAAAATGGCCGAATGAGAAGAGCTGAGAACCTGAGCCAGAAGAGAGTGATGGCTTGTGCGCAGTGCTGCTGATACCTGGGGTAGAGCCGCTTATAGGAGGTGGTAAAGAACGGGGTTGCTGAGAGATAGTGTTATCCAACGGTATCAACCACTTTAAAAGGTTCCCATATGGATCCTTGTGTCCATGATCCGAGTCAGTATCTCCGTCCTGATGCTTCTCAAACTGCAGTATCTCAATGATGGGTTCTTTGGGACAGTCAACGATATAAACTTGTAAAGAGACCTGCACCCTTCCAAACAAAGGTGTTGTGTGAGAATCAGTAAGTTAACTTAATCAGCAACTTAGTAAGAATTACCATCACATACCACTATGTCTCCATTGGGCAAGGCACAGCATTTTGCTTTACTTCTAGCTACACCTCCAGCAACATTAGGATCAAAGTCTCCTCTATCTACAAAAGCACTAACACAAGGTCTCTTTTTCCTCTTTTCATCTAACTCTGTGTCTCCCACCAGAGAGCTTTTCTTAGACCAAAGCGGCTCGCCAGACTCTGCGATCCTAACAAAGAAATGAGACTTCTGAAACCTGGAAAGCAAGTCTTCAGTTCTTCTCTGATGATCCTCCATCCTCAAGATAGATTCGCCATCAGATACGTCCTTCTGTGAATCCAAACTCTCTTTACCAGGACTGTCGCCGTTCTGAGTTGCAAACTGACCATCAGGGCTCAGATCTCCATCCCCTGACGGTGTACTCGCCCCGTTGTCAGAGAGCTTTCTATGTCCAGTTCTGCTCATCACCTCAGCAACTTTAAAAGGGGTGATGATCTCAGCGTCTCCTTTACTCTCAGATAAGCAAGCAAGGATCTGAATCTGCTCACCTATAAGTAGACACAAATGTCTCTAATGTTACAAACAGCTAGTAGCAGTAGTAAATGATGAAACAGACGCATATAGTTACCAGGAAACACAAAGGAGCGATCCAGGGACCGTAACGACTGAATATCAACGGACTCAGACCAGTTATCCGGAATCTCCTCTGTAATAAGAAGACATCAGATTAAAGTAGAGAAGAAGCTTTAAAGTTGAAtactttaaaagttaaaagaagTATTATTACTATATGGAATAGAGATCCATCCTTGTTCATCAGACACATCAGAGAACCTCTCCATACCAAAGCCACCACCAGACTTTGAATTTGAGTCTCCATTACCGTCGTCGTCTCTAGATCCATCAGCCAAATGATCCTCATCTACTGATGGATACTGTGGGAAAGTCTCCTCAGCTATCAACCCTTCCAGAGTCGATCCGGGGGGCTTGGTTGCTTCGGGAGGAGGAGGTTGAGGCGGAGTAGCTGGTGGTTCGCTCACCGGAGGGCGGTGAGTGGCGGAGGAAGCAGATCGGAGCAAGAAATTCATCACTCAGGATCCCAAAAACTGCAATCAAACAGAAGAGAGTGTTAAAAGGTcaatttttctctctcttctatcTCCATAAAGTTTGCAGATTTATCGCCAAAGATGGTAACTTTATCTCGCTATCTTtacagaagaagaaagaatCTACTTGATTCGATCTAATCGGATCCAAAAATTGAAGAGCTTcagcaaatgaaaaaaaaatgcacGATACCTGATGAAGTGTCCTCGATTGGATCTGTGGATTCGCCCGAAGAGAAGTTAGACGTGGAGAGGTAATCAATCACCTTCCTTCTACACAAAAACTATTTCCTTAAACTTCATCAGCATTTGATCAAAACCCCCTAAAACAGAAAAgaataataatacattttatttcacttccaagcaaaaaaataatactaattcACAAGTGTTTTTATTTCAGCGGAAATTTTACAAATGAAGGCTTTAATAATAACTTAATAATGTAATGGTAATGGTAATGAAAAAAGGGGGTTTAGAAATTAGAACTACAAATTTGGTAATAGGTTATTGATGTAGTAATTACACTAACTCTCCTCAGTTAtgcttcaaaaaaatatttgattttactaGTGTTTGGTCTGCTTCTTCCCCCGAGTATTTTTAACactgaaattaaattaattaattcagGAACATCTCAGTCGTTGGTTCCCTGAGCAAACAAATTTGGGATACCCCAATCCAAATCTAACCCAAAAAAATCTGAACCAAAATCcaaatcaaaataacaaaatatcctTTGAGTTAGAAGAAATCGGATAACTGAAACCCCGAATAAATAATAGCTGAATCAGAATAGATTtacgaagataaccgaacatatgcaTATTTAccttatattattagttttattctCTCTCATTTCATTCAAAATACTTATATTGATGCTACACATAGTTTAAGATcagataatatacatataattatggaTTATTGCTCACTTAAAAAACATgttaaactttttgtttcacgcattaacaaaaattgtatccaaaattttaaattaatagccaaattaatgtatttttagttttaaattttatctccAATTCTGATATTTTTATAGAGATTCTCCGTGTATCTAGGCAGCTAAGCTCATCTTCTTATTTCTTCCAGGTGAACACCgctttttatttcttacttgATTTGAGTTCCACACTGTGACTCTGATTGATTAGATGTCTTTTTCGATTTGAGTTTATTTCTTGATTGATTCGAGTTCTACACTTGATCTGATTGATTTGAGTTACATCCTAAATGTTATGGAAAGCTTTGATtccataaattaattatttctcTGTGTTCATTTTGTTTGCAGTTTGCTTACATTCCAGCAATGGTTTTACCGATTTTAGTTGTTGGTGACAGAGGGTACTATATCATATCTTGTTTTTTTATCTTCGTCATTGTTCTtccattttcaaatattttgtttgaatattGATTTCTTTGATTTGGACAGGGTTGGTAAATCATCATTGATTAACAGGTACGGATCTGAGAggttcttatgttttttttttctttggtcttATTTTATCAATTATGTTAAGCAATTTGTTAACATGTTTCAGGTTTGTTAATCGTGAGCTTACGGCTGAGATTGATGGCGCTCTGGTAAGATGGATGGAAATTGATGATAAGATCTGGAAGTCGAAggtaagaaaataatatgtaCTAGTTTATTTAATGGAGCTTTGAATATGAATAAACTAGTTTCTTTCCATGTAGATTTGCGAGGATAGCGTGTCCCTTTATCGACGTGATCGAATCTGTTGCTGTGTTCTTGTCTTTGATGTCAACGACATAACATCGTTTGACAGTCTCAACAAACATATTGACCAGTATGTTTATCAGGTATATAAAATCTCTCATACGATTTgacattataaattttcattgcCAAAATCTCATGGTGGTTTTCGCAGATGCTAAGAGTCAATCCGAACTCAGATCACTTCCCCCTCAACATAACCAACAAGAagaaacatttattatttttctctttttttgaaGTAGCAAAGAACCATAATACTCATGGAAATGACTTGAGACAAAACCTGATGATTTTTCTTTCAGAGTTTGCTAATGTTGTCAGCATTGATCCACATAATGCTAATTGGtaatctctctctcacttgttaaATGATTTTCTTGGTTTATGTCCAGTTGCATTCTTTGCTTCTAGATTATTCTGTTTCAtacttttttaattgtttaagtGCTTCAAAGCTTTTAGGCAGATGGTGAAGATTTATTGTCGTCAAGGTGAATACGAGAAAATGATGGATGTCAATCTAAAGATGCTTCAATACATCAAGGGTAGATACCAAGGTGATTCCGTGTATAGGTTTTTGCAGTCCCTCCGCCATGACTTAAACCGGTTGCAAAAACTGCACAAAAATTGAATGATGcttcaatatatttatattttttccttttttaaaatcttaacaaAAATGATGAactaagaaaattatttattataagaTAAGTTTAATGTAGATGTGAAATATTTGCatctttataattttgtaacatACAATATCCACTTAGAAATAATAgttagttatttataagaaaataaaaagagtatttttacaattttattttggttagtCTTTTAGAAAGGAAATTATTTATtctatagtatttttttattcatgatttttattaaataatttattgtactTGTAGGATTTCATAATtcgtttttgtttaatatttttttcttgaaagttaatatttatcttttataattctctttcttcagtatctttaaaaacaaaaattatattttttgctaaaaggAAAAATTACTTTCAAATAGCcctttacaattattttttattagaacttttttaaaaaattaaaattataatcaaatatttttaacaatatatacatGGCAAAATGTACTTGGCAGAACGTCAGTGGACATAAGCTTATGTTGCCTTCAGCACGGTTTTTACAAACTACTGCAAAGACAACAACCAGAGATATATACCATGTGTAAAGTAAGTTTCCTTTCATCTTCTCATCTCTATATACATATGTTTTTATCTCTATTTTTATACCTTTTAATTGATCTTTTGTCTTTCCTTACAAAAGGTTTGATCTTATGGCGAGTATGATGGGCTCGAATGATCAGAGTAATTAGTCGTTTCCATTAGTACTATGGTTCTTTGCTACTTTCAAAACCGAGTAATAAATTAATTCTTGTTGATTATGTTGTAGTGTGATGTGATCTGAGTTCGAGTATGCCCTACACATGGGACCTACACATCTGCGCAAATCACCCTGagatcttgacattgaaatctTCCATAGAAGCATATCAAAAACAGGATCTTGAAGAGTTCGAGAGAGCACTAAAggtaacttaaaaaaataatatggtttTCTCACATAAACAATACTCTGATTAAACTGTTTGGTTATGTAGAGTAACTTGGAGCATGATACGTTTATCAATCGCTGCATGGAAGATTTGCTACAGAAGATGAGAACACAAGCCATACTGAACTTGCTGGAGTCGTGCACAACAAAGAAGATTGGAATTTCATTCATATCTACCAAACTGGGCGTCACAGAGGATGAAACGATGGAGTTGTTGAGGTTGCTGATACTCAACAGTGGAGTTCATTGGCTCGTTGATGAAGTGGAAGGTTACTTGGTGAGAGTTGAGTGATTACAAAAGCGTGCTGGGTTAATAAGAGTGCTAAAACTCTTTTGTTTCGTTCATTATCAGTTGTGGTCAAACTCGTCTCTGCAATTACTAATTAGAAACTTAAATCCATTTATGTATCTAGTCGTTTTCCCTTTCAATGTGAAGCACCACACTGAGTTTTCACATTTATGCCGGTGCCGAACACTGCACCAGTTACTATGGACAATCAATACTAGCATAATCCTCTGAGAACCAATACAGCTCATAGAGCTGGCAGAATAATTGGTGTATATGGACGGACAATCAATACTACCCGGTTCCTCTGAGAACCAACCATACGGCTCCTTGTGTTCATGATCCGGCCCTGGCAAGAAGTCTAAGAAGCATCCGCTTTTGACTTTTgcgtttataaatatttcattgCCAATTGTATAATGAAAGTTACAGTAGCCCGACTTGACTGGTTCGACTTACGCGgtatacattttttactttttttaattaatgtagCTTTTAGTGGCCCAAAATACAATTTTTGCTTCCAGCCCACTGAAAGCCCGGGCCCCTACCCTTAATATCATGTAAAACCCCCGTTTCGGCTCCAAGTGTCTACGTGCTCTATACATATCTCAATACTTAGCATAATTTGCTTATATGTAATAGCCACGTTATTTGAGTTCCAAGTACTGAACTGAGTTCTGAGTTTCATATAACTCTGGATGAGAGATGGAACTTAGCATTCGTTTTATCAGAAGTCTTAACcataaaattaatgatttaaacAATCTAACCATGAATTAAAAAGAGAATGTGCACCTTTAAATGTTACGAGGAAAAAACTACATGACTTGTGAAACCAAAACGTTAGATTCCGTTTCAATTCGTTTCTTCTTTTTACTATCAACTCCTTTTTCCATGTGGAAAAGACGAAAAGTTGAAACGTAATCTGCTTCGCAAAAACTCAGGACGCATCTAATAGTTTGATtaataacaatattatatattttctttcaaaGCTTACTAGCAACATTATTACCAACCTTAGGTTTTCTTTCGTTTTGTGTTGTTGGTCGACAATACAAATCATAACTATATCACTTTCTATTTTATCTTGTTGATTCAAAACTTTATATTCTTTCAAAGCGAAATCAAGTGGGTTGGACGTCATGATTAACGTGTTTAGTTTATGAGGAAAGTGTGATTAAAGTAGCTGCGATGATTAAAGTCATAAAGTGTGATACTACAATGCACTGAGATACCAAGTACGAACAGTGTACTTGCGTTTATGACTTCCAAAACTTAAGAAAACGTTAACACAActtttcttcatcatctttttAGTTCGTCATGGACATTATACCTAACTTAAGAAATAAATACGTCACAAAAAGACTAAACTTTTGTTAGTGGAGTAGTCAACGAATCACAAATGACCccactcaaaaaataaatatcacaaatatcaataaaattgcAAATTCGGTTTGACTTTTTAGCCCAAGACAGAGACTGTCGCGCACTTCAATGCATCAGACTAGGACATAGGAGTACACTCACGTGACGAGCGCGTTATACGTTGTTCCCACCTCAAATTCCACCACCCTGCGTCTTcggaattttaatatttatttgtttttcaatttcACTACGGAAATATATTGACGAGAAatatcccacatcggaaatataagaattattctactactatataaagggttatGGTCAATCCACTAATtatcaattggttttaagttggaagcgcATAATTAACCTGAATTTAACATCTTATCAGAACGATAAGAGGGAGGGTtttgatgagaaacatcccacatcggaaatataagaattattctactactatataaagggttagagtcaatccactaattgccaattggttttaagttggaaaccAATAATTAACCCGAATATAACAGAATATtcgttattattttataataatacaCTATATTAACACCAAATCCTACCCGCGACAAGTTCAAACATGCAATACGTTCTTATTATTATCATGCAGTATAACAAAAGCTTTAAAAATCCTTTATTTAATTATTCGAAACAAAACACACCAAACGCCGTTGTACTACTAAAGTCCATGATAAGAATTATTAGTGCAATTAAAAAGACATGTCTGATCATTAACCGAGGATGGTGGTTTCAGCGATCATGGAAGTGACGACATAAGGATCCATGTTAGAAGCTGGCCTTCGGTCCTCGAAGTAACCTTTGCCTTCTTTCTCAGTGTCACGTCCCACTCTTACCGAGGCTCCACGGTTCGCCACTCCCCAAGAGAACGTGTTGATGTCTGCAGTTTCATGCTTCCCCGTGAGACGACGTTCGTTGCCTTCACCGTATGCAGCAATGTGCTCCTTGTGCTTCACCTGAAGCTTCTCTATTGCTTTCTTTATCACTGCTAATCCTCCGTCGTTCCTCATCGTCTTCGTACTGTAGTTGCAGTGAGCTCCAGCTCCGTTCCAGTCACCCTGAACCAATGCAACAATATGTTACAACAACGCTACTTACAATCAGGGCCCGCTACGAGAATTAAGAGGTCATAAACATGTTaagataaattttaataaaaaattgtgtTATACAAATAATGAGACTAGATCATGTATTATGATAAGTTAGCACATAAGgaaatttctttttgaaactataattaattaaaaatttaaaacatatttattttatataaagattTAGCGATTAGGATGATATTTTCtgataaactttaaaaatgtaGATTACCaaagaaaaacttaaaaatgtactattttggatatttacttaattcttttttatttttatgaataatagTTTTTAGATGAGCTAAAACGAATGTTTCGTCGCACTTTGTATATGACCGACGCTGCTTACAGTGCATATGATGAGCATTAGAGTGTGTTAAGATACTAACCGGGACTGGTTTTGGGTCGAAGCTGACATTTACACCAGAGATCTCAGTGATCCTCTGTCAAACAGATAGTTTGATCATTAGCAAAGCTTGTACGTATTCACAGTAATACAGGTTAAAGTAGATTATTACCTCGAGAAGGTATCTAGCGACCCAGACTTGATCACCAGCACTAATACCCTCAACTGGACCGACTTGGAACTCCCACTGTCCAGGCATGACTTCTCCATTGACACCGGAGATGCTAATACCGGCGTAAAGACAGGCCTTGTAGTGTGCGTCCACAATGTCACGACCAATGGCTTTGTCAGCTCCCACGCCACAGTAGTACGGTCCCTATGTCATAATATTAGAAAGTTAGGTAAAAATAACATTAGAATCAGTTGATTGTTAGATGTACCTGAGGACCAGGGAAGCCACCAATAGGCCAACCAATAGGCCAGTTCACACCCTTTTGCATCAAAGTGTATTCTTGCTCAATCCCATACCAAGGCACCTCCTTGGCAACGTTGGGATGGCTGAAGATCTTAGAAGCATTGTGCCTCTTGTTGGTCGGGATTGGATCTCCAGCCGGTGTGTAAGCGTCACACATCACCTGCATAGATCACACAATAGCCAATTTTTTTATTCTGATCCAAAATTGTATTTAGTCACacactaattatataaaaaccaACCCTACCAGGATGTTGTCGCCTCTCCTGAACGGATCACGAAATATCGCCTGAGGGCTATCGATtcattaacaaaacaaaaaaacaagaatgaAGATCAAGACGAGATTTGTGTTAAATACTTATTACAGTAGATAAACAGAGGTAGATGATCGGGAAAACATACTATAGAATGACTTCACTGTTATCTCCAGCGGCCTGACCGGTGCTGGACCCATCGTAGTTCCACTTGGGAAGCTTTGATGGATCGCTCACTGGTCCTGGGAGCGTCTGTATTTATCCAAAAACAAATCAGATTTTGATCATACAAGGAGAAACAGAGGATGTGAAACAGAGTATGAACAGAGAATACAAGGAAAAACAGAGGATGCATAAACAGAGCATCAACTTACCCTGGCTTTGCTTCTAATGTCCATTCCAGATCCACCGATCCTGTTCAATCACAATCCATACGAAAAATATCACAAACCCAGAAGACGACAACAGAGAAAGAGACAAGCTTTATGATGTACACGTCAATCTCATCGACACAAGacagaaaaagagaaaaaaaaaacagtgaagTGAACCGAAATTGTAAAAACATAAGAGATTATTAATAGCAAAGGCAAAGCTTTTGGATCGTAGCAGTAGTAAGAAAACAGATATAATGAGACTGGTCGTGAAAGAGAAGGGACTAGGGAGATGGAACCAAACCATATGTATTCGGCAATGATTTGCTTGGTGGTGTCGGAGAGGTTGAGGTTGACGAGATCTGAAAGCAAAGACATGGCTGTGCGTCGGAGAGAGTAATAGTAATCAATGAATGTTGTTTTAGGGAAGACGATATCGATACAGCTTCTCTCCTGCGAGTGTTTATAgagctttttttgtttttgttttctttctttattttaat is part of the Raphanus sativus cultivar WK10039 chromosome 5, ASM80110v3, whole genome shotgun sequence genome and harbors:
- the LOC130512585 gene encoding putative F-box protein At3g17560, producing MISTLPQELVEEILSRVPVTSLRSLRSTCKGWFHQALFKDPRFIKKHFDKTRQYHALMLNHKVCSVISIHGANCDAETIFGVDGLTVVDLHDNVTKAFHHCDGLLLCTHPKSNMLVVRNPFSGKTRWIQQQKPYYNSAYAMGYDKNELCHNYKILRLPCYYDHGKPESWKKLDVTTLEGDLRLEIYEFGSNSWRSLDAVTTQAFLQPCGVSLKGDTYWLSSNHKVFDYSLLSFDFSKESLQRLCVPSSLYEPCDSDTMALSVVREEHLLLLYQSKKTLLVEIWITDEIETTFASWCMFLIVDLKPHVHFIWNPMSFFITDMEKEVVLCCHGFRDVSNRFCVLRMVPSGISRWYLPTRAWHVPTLFGYVPAELA
- the LOC130512584 gene encoding uncharacterized protein LOC130512584; amino-acid sequence: MNFLLRSASSATHRPPVSEPPATPPQPPPPEATKPPGSTLEGLIAEETFPQYPSVDEDHLADGSRDDDGNGDSNSKSGGGFGMERFSDVSDEQGWISIPYKEIPDNWSESVDIQSLRSLDRSFVFPGEQIQILACLSESKGDAEIITPFKVAEVMSRTGHRKLSDNGASTPSGDGDLSPDGQFATQNGDSPGKESLDSQKDVSDGESILRMEDHQRRTEDLLSRFQKSHFFVRIAESGEPLWSKKSSLVGDTELDEKRKKRPCVSAFVDRGDFDPNVAGGVARSKAKCCALPNGDIVVSLQVYIVDCPKEPIIEILQFEKHQDGDTDSDHGHKDPYGNLLKWLIPLDNTISQQPRSLPPPISGSTPGISSTAHKPSLSSGSGSQLFSFGHFRSYSMSALPAPNTAPVTGPVKTQSSKPSFDLEDWDSYSGQTLRNGQKSGTEELLSFRGVPLERDRFSVRCGLEGICIPGRRWRRKLEIIQPIDINSFAADCNTDDLLCVQIKNVAPTHTPDIVIYIDAITIVFEEAGKSASPSSVPIACIEAGNEHSLPNLTLRKGEEHSFIVKPAFSVGSNLKPSAARKELKSSSLSLPSVNFERLGSGLSGDHYAVMVSCRCNYTESRLFFKQRTKWRPRVSRDLMISVASEMSGEPCGPHGRASQLPVQILTLQASNLTTEDLSLTVLAPASFTSPPSVVSLNSTPTSPISPFLGFSEFTERVQTEKRNTTTRKVQSLPSIPLDTRTETPTNDEMNPSSDVVPKSGLGCTHLWLQSRVPLGCVPSKSTATIKLELLPLTDGIITLDTLQIHVKEKGRRYIPEQSLKINATSSISSGIF
- the LOC130512587 gene encoding GTP-binding protein YPTC5-like; the protein is MVLPILVVGDRGVGKSSLINRFVNRELTAEIDGALVRWMEIDDKIWKSKICEDSVSLYRRDRICCCVLVFDVNDITSFDSLNKHIDQYVYQMLRVNPNSDHFPLNITNKKKHLLFFSFFEVAKNHNTHGNDLRQNLMIFLSEFANVVSIDPHNANW
- the LOC130512586 gene encoding glutamine synthetase cytosolic isozyme 1-3 — encoded protein: MSLLSDLVNLNLSDTTKQIIAEYIWIGGSGMDIRSKARTLPGPVSDPSKLPKWNYDGSSTGQAAGDNSEVILYPQAIFRDPFRRGDNILVMCDAYTPAGDPIPTNKRHNASKIFSHPNVAKEVPWYGIEQEYTLMQKGVNWPIGWPIGGFPGPQGPYYCGVGADKAIGRDIVDAHYKACLYAGISISGVNGEVMPGQWEFQVGPVEGISAGDQVWVARYLLERITEISGVNVSFDPKPVPGDWNGAGAHCNYSTKTMRNDGGLAVIKKAIEKLQVKHKEHIAAYGEGNERRLTGKHETADINTFSWGVANRGASVRVGRDTEKEGKGYFEDRRPASNMDPYVVTSMIAETTILG